From the Endozoicomonas sp. Mp262 genome, the window TCCACTTCCGGGGGCGTCATTTTGATGCCATACTTTTTGGGTCGCCCACGTTTTTTTGCAGTGGACTCCAACGGTAAGGCATACAATGCCCGGTTTAACGGGATTTGCCCTACTACTTCATAGCCCATTTCCAGAACGGGTTGCATTAGCGTCCAGTTCATATACCAACAGTCTGTCAGCAAGCGCAGTCCTTGCACCTTCACCTCTTGTCTCACCACTTTTAGCATGGCAACAGCGATTTTTAGCTTACTGGCATTGCCTGAAGCAGGAGATGGAAAGGAAAGCACAGGGATGGCAGTAAATACTTCATCTTTAGCCCGCTCAAATACAACAGCCAGGGATACCCAGCATTGTCCCCAGATATACGTTGGCCGGTTCCTTTTTTTACTGTGCTGGTGATGGGTTCGGCAAGCGGGAGCCTTGTCAGAAAAACGCTCCACCACCCAATCATCAAGACCAATGTTGATAAGTTCACCCCGTGGTACTTTTGAGCATACCAGCTGAATGAGCCGGCATGCGAGGCTCCTCCACCGCCACTTGCCTTGAGAGAGCCAATGGTGGTAACTGCTCCATACGCATTGAAAGTTATTAATAGATAACAGCGCCTGAGTGACAAAGCCTTGCCCGGATAGCATGCAGCCAAAAAGAAGTTCGCAGAACGTAGGTACTGCTGTTGGGGATAGCGCTGAAGCAAGAAACGTTGTATATAAGGCAAGCTCCCGGAGGATCTCTTTATGATCTGAAGTGAGCATAGCAACCATCTTTGTATTTTGTTTGGAGATGGTTGCTATTAACCGATTTCAGATGAAAATCGTACTATTGTTCTTTGGTAACTCTAAAGTCGAGAAAATCAAAGTCATTACTCTATTCGGAGTTTCTACAAGAGCCATCAACTCCAGAATGGTGGCTCTGGTCACCCAGCCTGCTTCATCACCACCAGTTAAGGTAATCGGCCTTCCATACAACTTTGCTTGCTCCTGTACCATCAAAGCCCCCGTCAGACTGCGGTCAATATCCTGGGCCACCGGATTCCAGTCAAACTCATCCACCCAAAGCAGGTCATCGGGCAATTCTATATGGTCGAGCATCATCAGACAGATCGCATCCCTGCATATTTCAGCATATCCAGTAGTTTGATTTCGTCTCGTGGATTTATGCCCACATTGATATTACCGCCGGGGTAGTCCAGGCGAATCACTTTATCTGGCATTGTTTTCTGTTTTGGCGGTTGCTGTGGTGCCTGAATAGCTGGTTGTGCTTTTCTTTCTTCCCGCTTTTGCTGTGCCGACTGCCTGCGTCGTTCATCATAAATCTGGCTATTCAGGTTGAGGGCTTTTTGCAGGTTTTGCTGTGCGGTACTGTCACCGCTGGATTTTGCTTCTTCCAGTTCTGTCTGTAGCTGGCGCTGTCTGGCCTGATATTGGCGTTGTTCTATCTGCTCATTTTTACCCTGTAATCGATCCAGTTCATTTTGCAGACTTTCCAGTGTGCTTTGGCTGCTGTCTACTAATCTTTCCATGCTAGCCTCTGCCTGCTGAATCGAACGGTTCAGCTGATCAAGGCTTTGCTGATCCAGCAGGTTCATGGTACTGGCTGCGGTTTTACCCTGACTGATAAAACCTTCCATGGTGATCTGTCCCTGTTCATAAGCCTCCATCAGCTCTGTAAACGCTATTTTTTGCTCAAGAAACTGCGCCTTGATATAAGCGGCATTGGCTCCGGTTTTGGTTAGCCAGCTATCAATGCCTGTGGGGTCGGCTGAAATAGTTTCGGATAGTCGCTGTGCTTCTGCCTGTGCTGCTTCAAGCTGGTCTTTCAGGCTGGCAATATCATCCTGTGCGTTGCCGGTGGTGCTTTGATCGACACCCTGCACAGACTCAAATGCCTGTACTGCGGCATTACTCATCTGGCCCAATTCATCCGTAAGGCGGGTATAGTAATTTGCCAGAGTAGCAGCGACCGAACCGGCAGCCTCGCTCATTGCCTCTTGTTTGCTGGCGGTTTCTTTGGTGGCTTTGGAGTACTTTTCGGTAGCCTCAGTCACCTGCTCTGTTTTTTCTTGTAGCCCAGTCATGGCTTGCTGGGTTGCGGTCAGGTTTTCCTGAAGCTCCCCCTGGTCCTGAGCTATGTTTTTTGTGGTTTTCTGACTTTCTTCTCGAATAGCCTGTTGGGTTTGTTGGTTACTATCAGTGAAACCCTCAACGATACCTCTGAAAGCAGCCTGAATATCCTTCGCATCCTGTTTGACCTGCTCAGCAAATTGATCACTGGTGGCTTGTAATGATGCTTGAACCCGTTTTGTTTTAGCGACCAGCTCATCCGCATTAAGAAAAGAGAAGAGTTCACTGGCTCCGTTAGCAATTTGAGCAAAGGCGGCACTCACTGCCAGACCAAAAGACTTAACAGCGATGGTGAAGCCATTGAAAAACAGCTTTAGTCCATTACCAGTCATCGTAAAGGACTGGTTTAACCCGGCCAGAGTCTGGCTGATAGCATCACTGGTACTTTTGACCCTGGCGACCACATCATCAAAGGTGATCCCGGCAAAGTTGGCCTTGATAGCCTCGCCCATTTGCACAAAGGCATCACTGATAGATTGTGCCAGCCTGAACAAACGACCATCTTCGCTCATACGAGTGATCTGCTCAGCAATGGCTTTTAACTGAGCCTTGGCGTACTCCAGCGCACCACTTTGGGCAATTTCATCCAGAAAGTTTTTCCAGCTGTCTTTCAGGTTGCTGACATAGCCTGATAACAGGCTCATATTCTCTGCGGCAGCACCAGAGGCACTTTTACCAATCTCATTAATCAGCAGTTTGATGGTTTCCTGGCCGAGCTTGCCTGCGGTGGAGAGCTTTTGAAGTTCCTGTACGTTTTTGCCCGTGGCTTTTTCCAGCAGCGACCAAACCGGTACACCCCGCTCTACCAACTGCAAGATTTCTTCACCTTGCAACTTTTGTTTCGCCCATGCCTGACCGACGGCTAAGGTGATACCATTCAGCCGTTCCATCCCACCGCCGAGCTTGGATGCCTGGTCGACAATGGCCTGCATGGTGCCATCCATAGGATCGAGGCCGAAGGCTTTCAGGCGGACAAAGGATTCTGCAACCTGTTCAAGTTGGTATGGGGTATCCCGAGTAAACTGTTTGATCCACTCAATAGCTTTTTCGCCGCCTTCCAGTGAACCCATAATGGCATTGAGCTGAACCCGTAAACGCTCGAATTGATCGCCAGTATTCAACAAACCGGTAACGGCACCTTTTAACCCATAAAGGCCAACAGTCGCCCCGATCAATGCCGCAAAACGACCAGATAAGCGCTGAATACTGCCAGAAGCTTTCTCAGCATCCTTGGCGACCTTTTTAAAAGCCGTTTGTTTCAGGGCTGTAGCAGCCCGTCTGGCCTTTTGATCAAACTGCTCAAAAGCTTTGCTGGTTTGGGTTATTTCTCCTTTTAGTTTCTTCTGCTGAGCTGACAGATGCTTATGAGAGAGTCCCGCTTTCGTTAATATCCCCCTTAATGCTTCCAGCCGAGCACGTTGCTTTTGGTAGGCGGCACTGGTATCCGATGCGGCCCGACGGGCAGCCCGCAGTTGCTTTTCCAACTGTTGTGTCGGCTTGTCTGCTTTTTTATAGGCAACGGCTAATTTTTCTACCTTGTTTCTGGCCGCAGCATAGTCAAGATTCGCCTGGCGCACCGATTGGATTTGCTGCTTAAACGATGCCAGCAGCTTATCCTGATTACTCAGCTCAGTGAGTTTATTCTTTAACTGGCGGGCTTCGCTGCGGAATTTTTCCAGAGATGCCGAGGACCGCCGCACAGGGCGAGACAGGGTATCCCTGGCTTTAAGTACCAATCGAATGGCAGACTCTTTGATGGACATGGGTTAACTCGCCAGATCCAGCTGCATAAACTGACTTAAGCCATTGCCGCTGATAGTGGTATCCGCCAATACATCCAGTTGCAGGGTAATACTGGCAAAGTCATCACTGATAAAGCCCAGGTTTTGCACCGGGCTAAATTTCACCCGGTGAACCCGGATATTAAACGGGCTGCCTTCCTGGGCATCATTCAAGCCCTCCATAAACAACACAAACTCTTTACCCGAATTCACCAGCGCCTGCACCATACTGGCAGCCACCGGCGTATAGCTGACTTTGACGCCCTGATTATCAATACCACCGCCATCAACCACCTTGATGCCACTGGCAACCCGGACATAATCATCCCCTTCGGTGAGTACTGTATCCAAGGAGTCTTTGACGGTAATGGATTGACTGCTATCGGGCAGCTTATCGAAAGGGATCAGTTCATCGGCAATACCAAACGAAGCCTGCTCTTCATCAACCACCGGGGTAACCGCCACACTTTCAATGCCAGCGCGAAGGGCTAAAGCAAGATTATCCGGGGTAAAGTCATGGGCATTCAAAGCAGCAGTCACACCCGAAACCCGGCTGAGGACATTACGATTGCCGCCACCACCCAGATAATTCTTCAGCTCTTTCCGATCTTCTTCAAAACTGAAAGTAAACTCACTGACGTTGCCAATGGGCAATAAAGGCGCGCTTTTATCATAGGGCTGGATATGAATCTGACCCGCACCAATAAAACTACGTTCTTGTAGGCTCATATAAACAATCCTTGTTGGTGTTTTGAGGGAATTTAAAGAATGGCTTCCACCGTCAAGGTGATATCCGCAAAGGACAACTGACTGTGGCCAGGGGCTATATCAAATTCGGTTTCGCTGAGGCTGTGTTTAATAGACGCCGGGCAGAGTTTTTCGTTCAGGGGAAAGACCTCCCTCACCTGCCGGGCATACTGCAATAATTCCAGAGTGGTCTCAGCCTGTGTTTTGAGGGCTACGCTGATGATAAATGAAAACTGATAGCGGGCTTTGCTCCCCTGGCGATTGATTTCACGCAATGTATCCAGCTGCACCAGAATCGCCGGAAACTGATCGCCATTATCGATCCCCGTGGCTGAATAACCAAGAAGTACATTATCTATTACGGCAGCCAACTTACTGGTAATGGCATCAACAATGATAGCTTCAGGACTCGATATGGAAGGCATAATGGAGTTCCTGTTTCACCAGGGTGATGTAGCGTTGTTCAAGTGATGGCTCAATATCCTTTAACGCCCGTGCCGCATCGTCATGAAAGCTGTTCTTCTCCAATTTAATGGGCAACCCCATCCACATCATGCGTCCCTGGCGACGTGAGCGCACATATCGGTGACGCCATTCTTTTTTACGCTTAAATACCTGAGCACCATTGCCTGTTAAACGCGGCACAATAAATGCGCCCTGCCAGAATATCCTGCCGGTTTTAACCCCCTTGGCCATGCGCAGGGGTTTGCCGTAATAATGAGCCGCAATTTCACTGGTGCCGACAAAAATACCCAGCGTGTATGCGTTGACCACCACATTACCGGAAGGACCATAACTTGGCGTATAGAGTTTAACCTTCAATCTTCTGAGTTTTTTTAGCTGCTTCTGGGTAATGGGGTGAGCCCGGCTGATTGCCCTTAATACCTGCCGCTCTGCATACACAGACAGTTTGCGCATAGCCCGATGAACAGCCCGGTTAACCTTTTCAGGGGCACTGGCAAACTCACGCTGATAGCGTTCTAGGCCACCGTCAATCCATAAGTCGTAAGTGCTATTGCTCATGGAGATTCCAGGCCACAAACTGGCCATCGTCTTTTAGCTTTCGATCCACACGCCATGCCTGCCCTTCTGCTTCAACCCTGTCACCCCGGTTAAGAAGAATATCACTCGCCAGAGTGATCACAGAAAGCTGCTCCATCAACGCATCAAAGCTACCCGTAGCCACTACTTCACGGCTGATGATCGCCTGCGTTGTTATGACAGCCTCACCTGGACGAACGACCTGAACCGGTTGACCCAGGGTTGCCAGCACGACTTGATCCAGTTGCTTTAACTCATCTTGCACTTGATCACCGCCCGGGGCTTGAGACAAATGGGTAGAGGGTTGGACTGGGTGTGGATCTGTACGCCCTTATCAAAGTCCAGAATCTTCTGTTTAGCGTAGCGAGGCAGCCCAATGGTATTGACCGTTTCAATAAAATCCGCCGGAGCAAACCAGGTTTTGAAGATGCCAGTGCCTTCAGGGATCACATAGGCCTCATCGGCTTTGATAAACGGGATATCACCCACCTGCCCCCGGTATTCTTCCCAGTCAATATCACCGAAACGGAAGCCTGCCTTTGGATCATTGCGAAGCAGAGCACTGTCCTGGTAACGGTGGTAAGCATCTTTCA encodes:
- a CDS encoding transposase, with the protein product MVAMLTSDHKEILRELALYTTFLASALSPTAVPTFCELLFGCMLSGQGFVTQALLSINNFQCVWSSYHHWLSQGKWRWRSLACRLIQLVCSKVPRGELINIGLDDWVVERFSDKAPACRTHHQHSKKRNRPTYIWGQCWVSLAVVFERAKDEVFTAIPVLSFPSPASGNASKLKIAVAMLKVVRQEVKVQGLRLLTDCWYMNWTLMQPVLEMGYEVVGQIPLNRALYALPLESTAKKRGRPKKYGIKMTPPEVEKLPEYQTTVRIYGRFRKIRYRTRVCRARFLKGRKVRVVWGRFENDKGLTESRIFIATNTGLEGIDILRIYAKRWPVEPMFQQIKHSFGCRQLWQQKLRTLLRWMHLKMAGYALLQLLTVCKNQASVGISRIPWRDQDTTTAGMLRFALAGIIPRLPIREGWNRYSQKYEFNFNSLTDGIVKEKKKAA
- a CDS encoding tape measure protein gives rise to the protein MSIKESAIRLVLKARDTLSRPVRRSSASLEKFRSEARQLKNKLTELSNQDKLLASFKQQIQSVRQANLDYAAARNKVEKLAVAYKKADKPTQQLEKQLRAARRAASDTSAAYQKQRARLEALRGILTKAGLSHKHLSAQQKKLKGEITQTSKAFEQFDQKARRAATALKQTAFKKVAKDAEKASGSIQRLSGRFAALIGATVGLYGLKGAVTGLLNTGDQFERLRVQLNAIMGSLEGGEKAIEWIKQFTRDTPYQLEQVAESFVRLKAFGLDPMDGTMQAIVDQASKLGGGMERLNGITLAVGQAWAKQKLQGEEILQLVERGVPVWSLLEKATGKNVQELQKLSTAGKLGQETIKLLINEIGKSASGAAAENMSLLSGYVSNLKDSWKNFLDEIAQSGALEYAKAQLKAIAEQITRMSEDGRLFRLAQSISDAFVQMGEAIKANFAGITFDDVVARVKSTSDAISQTLAGLNQSFTMTGNGLKLFFNGFTIAVKSFGLAVSAAFAQIANGASELFSFLNADELVAKTKRVQASLQATSDQFAEQVKQDAKDIQAAFRGIVEGFTDSNQQTQQAIREESQKTTKNIAQDQGELQENLTATQQAMTGLQEKTEQVTEATEKYSKATKETASKQEAMSEAAGSVAATLANYYTRLTDELGQMSNAAVQAFESVQGVDQSTTGNAQDDIASLKDQLEAAQAEAQRLSETISADPTGIDSWLTKTGANAAYIKAQFLEQKIAFTELMEAYEQGQITMEGFISQGKTAASTMNLLDQQSLDQLNRSIQQAEASMERLVDSSQSTLESLQNELDRLQGKNEQIEQRQYQARQRQLQTELEEAKSSGDSTAQQNLQKALNLNSQIYDERRRQSAQQKREERKAQPAIQAPQQPPKQKTMPDKVIRLDYPGGNINVGINPRDEIKLLDMLKYAGMRSV